The Pseudosulfitobacter pseudonitzschiae genome includes a region encoding these proteins:
- a CDS encoding GAF domain-containing sensor histidine kinase — MHDLKDDIDEIGRNTLVPSFLETVSLATGMGFAAVARVTETRWVTCYAVDKISFGLTPGDELDVETILCHKVRQSDMEIVIDDVSSDPAFCKHHPPAQYNIQSYVSIPIRRNDGTFFGTLCAIDTEPRNVKDENLLAMFRLFAKMIGESLETNDTPQECENAVRDERQLTNLQQEFISILAHDLRNPVSALGAGLRMFERAVQDERTLQIVSLMTASLGRMTNLIENLLDQARQRQTGGIIINRDALEPLEPVIEQIVLEMKAISPDHVIECDIDLPQNVDCDRDRIAQMLSNLLGNAITHGAQGRPIRIVAKTDDGFFQLSVTNEGAMIPPEQIADLFLPFHQRATNAAHNGLGLGLYIASEIAKAHGGTLDVTSDVDRTEFSFRMPLA, encoded by the coding sequence ATGCATGATTTAAAAGATGACATAGACGAAATCGGGCGCAATACGCTTGTTCCGTCCTTTCTGGAAACGGTTTCACTGGCAACCGGTATGGGGTTTGCGGCAGTTGCGCGCGTGACTGAAACGCGGTGGGTAACCTGTTACGCAGTGGACAAGATCTCATTCGGCCTGACACCGGGCGACGAACTGGATGTCGAAACCATTCTTTGCCATAAAGTCCGGCAATCTGACATGGAAATCGTCATTGACGACGTTTCAAGTGACCCGGCCTTTTGCAAACATCACCCCCCCGCGCAATACAACATCCAAAGCTATGTTTCGATTCCGATCCGCAGGAACGACGGCACGTTTTTCGGCACGCTTTGTGCGATTGATACCGAACCGCGCAATGTAAAAGACGAGAACTTACTTGCCATGTTCCGGCTGTTTGCAAAGATGATCGGTGAAAGTCTGGAAACCAACGACACACCGCAAGAATGCGAAAACGCTGTCCGCGATGAACGGCAACTGACCAATTTGCAGCAAGAGTTTATTTCCATTCTGGCACATGATTTGCGCAATCCCGTCAGCGCCCTCGGGGCTGGTTTACGCATGTTCGAGCGTGCCGTGCAGGATGAACGTACCTTGCAGATTGTGTCGTTGATGACTGCTTCACTGGGGCGGATGACCAACCTGATTGAAAACCTTCTGGATCAGGCGCGGCAACGGCAAACAGGTGGAATTATCATCAACCGCGACGCGTTAGAGCCATTGGAGCCGGTGATCGAACAGATCGTCCTGGAAATGAAAGCAATATCGCCGGATCATGTGATCGAATGCGACATTGATCTGCCGCAGAACGTAGACTGCGACCGGGACCGTATTGCGCAGATGCTGTCCAATCTGCTTGGAAATGCGATCACCCACGGCGCGCAGGGCCGGCCGATCCGTATTGTGGCCAAAACCGATGACGGGTTTTTCCAGTTGTCCGTCACGAATGAAGGCGCGATGATCCCGCCAGAGCAGATTGCAGATTTGTTCCTGCCTTTTCATCAACGTGCGACCAACGCCGCTCACAATGGTCTGGGCCTTGGTCTGTATATCGCCTCGGAAATTGCGAAAGCACATGGCGGCACACTGGATGTTACATCAGACGTCGATCGGACAGAATTCTCTTTCCGGATGCCGCTTGCCTAG
- the ruvX gene encoding Holliday junction resolvase RuvX, giving the protein MIFDDTAEFMAALPPMRSLIGLDLGDKTIGVAVSDMFLSVATPLETVRRKKFGVDAARLQEIITHRTVGGIVLGLPRNMDGSEGPRCQSTRAFARNFEKLWDGPVTFWDERLSTVAAERALLEADTTRKRRSEVIDHVAAAYILQGLLDRLRVLRAQG; this is encoded by the coding sequence ATGATTTTCGATGACACCGCCGAATTTATGGCTGCCCTGCCGCCGATGCGGTCACTGATCGGGCTGGATCTGGGGGACAAGACCATCGGCGTTGCGGTCTCTGACATGTTCCTGTCGGTCGCCACGCCGCTGGAAACCGTCCGGCGTAAGAAATTCGGCGTTGACGCAGCCCGCTTGCAAGAGATCATCACCCACCGCACCGTGGGTGGCATCGTGCTGGGCCTGCCGCGCAATATGGACGGGTCCGAAGGGCCACGGTGCCAGTCGACCCGCGCCTTTGCCCGCAATTTCGAAAAGCTGTGGGATGGCCCCGTGACCTTTTGGGATGAACGCCTGTCCACCGTGGCCGCCGAACGCGCATTGCTTGAGGCGGATACGACACGCAAGCGTCGCTCGGAGGTGATCGACCATGTGGCGGCTGCCTATATCCTGCAAGGGTTGCTGGACCGCTTGCGGGTTCTGCGCGCCCAAGGTTGA
- a CDS encoding DUF1289 domain-containing protein, whose protein sequence is MTDPVWTRNEIESPCVRICVVHPETRLCTGCARSIDEIGRWSRMTAEERAAIMAELPDREVAPKGRRGGRAARLKR, encoded by the coding sequence ATGACCGACCCCGTCTGGACCCGAAACGAGATTGAAAGCCCCTGCGTGCGCATCTGCGTGGTGCATCCCGAAACCCGGCTGTGTACGGGCTGCGCGCGGTCCATCGACGAGATCGGTCGCTGGTCACGGATGACCGCAGAGGAACGCGCGGCGATTATGGCAGAACTGCCCGACCGCGAGGTTGCCCCCAAAGGGCGACGCGGCGGGCGGGCGGCACGGTTAAAGCGCTAG